The Bacillota bacterium genome includes a window with the following:
- the rpsI gene encoding 30S ribosomal protein S9, which translates to MAVEVKPVYFYGTGRRKESVARVRLTPGTGKISVNGGSLEEYFPVYRHRVVVLRPLNVSGTLNHVDVVVKVHGGGISGQAGAVSLGIARALCELDPSLRPALKKAGLLTRDPRVKERRKYGLKKARKAPQFSKR; encoded by the coding sequence ATGGCAGTAGAGGTCAAGCCAGTATACTTTTACGGCACCGGGCGCCGCAAGGAATCGGTGGCCCGGGTGCGGTTGACGCCGGGCACGGGGAAGATTTCCGTGAACGGCGGGAGTCTAGAGGAGTACTTCCCGGTTTACCGGCACCGGGTGGTCGTCCTGCGTCCGCTTAATGTGAGCGGGACCCTCAACCACGTGGATGTGGTGGTCAAGGTGCACGGGGGTGGCATTTCCGGCCAGGCGGGAGCCGTGAGCCTGGGCATTGCGCGGGCCCTGTGCGAACTCGACCCCTCCCTGCGCCCTGCCCTCAAGAAGGCAGGGTTGCTTACTCGCGACCCTCGCGTCAAGGAGCGGCGCAAGTACGGCTTGAAGAAAGCCCGCAAGGCCCCTCAGTTCTCGAAGCGCTGA
- a CDS encoding N-acetylmuramoyl-L-alanine amidase, with translation MVWWLPRGTRLLWLAGLAGALLAWGIATSWVVGGGCSMVGVLLDRVVVIDPGHGGPDPGAVGPRGELEKDVVLGISLHLLRYFTAAGARAILTRDRDEDLSGLPPEVPDVKAIDLKRRVEIARGARADVFLCIHANATESPYWRGAQTFYRPNHPDSARLARCIQRELVRVTRRTDRVALPGPKQYVLDNVTMPAVTVEVGFMSNPEEARLLTDPDYQKLVAWAIFLGTARYFAEGERP, from the coding sequence GTGGTGTGGTGGCTGCCCCGGGGTACCAGGCTTTTGTGGCTCGCGGGGCTGGCGGGGGCCCTGCTGGCCTGGGGAATTGCCACGTCGTGGGTGGTGGGAGGCGGCTGCTCTATGGTCGGCGTCCTGCTTGACCGGGTGGTGGTTATCGATCCCGGTCACGGGGGACCGGACCCGGGGGCAGTCGGCCCGCGGGGAGAACTGGAGAAAGATGTGGTCCTGGGCATTTCCCTCCATTTGTTACGCTATTTCACCGCTGCCGGCGCCCGCGCCATCCTCACCAGGGACCGGGATGAGGATCTCTCCGGCCTGCCTCCCGAGGTCCCCGATGTGAAGGCCATTGACCTCAAGCGGCGGGTGGAAATAGCCCGGGGGGCGCGGGCCGACGTTTTCCTCTGCATTCATGCCAATGCCACCGAATCTCCGTACTGGCGCGGGGCCCAGACCTTTTACCGGCCCAACCACCCCGACAGCGCCCGGCTGGCGCGCTGCATCCAGCGGGAACTGGTGCGGGTGACCCGCCGCACCGATAGGGTGGCGCTGCCGGGCCCCAAACAGTACGTGCTGGACAACGTGACCATGCCCGCCGTCACTGTCGAGGTGGGTTTCATGTCCAATCCCGAGGAAGCACGCCTCCTGACCGATCCCGATTACCAAAAGCTGGTGGCGTGGGCGATATTCCTTGGCACCGCCCGGTACTTTGCGGAAGGAGAACGCCCCTGA